CCACGGCCTCGGATCGCAGCTCGAACTCGACACTCAGCAGGGGCGGGTCGGGATCGTGCTGCAGGTGCCGGGTCTTCACAACGCACGCAATGCCGTTGCGGCGGCGGCAGCCTGCCTCGCAGCCGGCGCCGCACTGGAGGCGGTGGTCGAAGGGCTGGCCGATTTCGTTGGGACCAAGGGACGTCTGCAGCGTCGCTCCGGGCCGCACGGTTCGGTCATTCTGGATGACAGCTATAACGCCAACCCCGATTCCGTGCGCGCAGGGATCGACGTTCTGGCGCTGACGCCCGGGCATACGTTTCTGGTGCTGGGCGACATGGGCGAGATCGGCGAGACCAGCGCTCAGGTGCATGACGAAATCGGTGGCTATGCCAAGAGCAAGGGTGTCGACGGGCTCTACGCACTGGGTGATGTGAGCGCGGTGGCCGCGCGCAACTTCGGCGAAGGTGGTGCCCATTTCGGCAGCGTCGAGGCCCTGGTCGAAGCGCTTGCCGGGCAACTCGATGCCGATTCGGTGGTGCTGGTGAAGGGCTCGCGCTTCATGCGCATGGAACGTGTGGCGGATGCGCTCGCTGCACTGCACAATACCGCCCCTCGTACGGAAACAGGTTCCTAATATGCTGCACGAACTCGCGCTCTGGCTCAGTCAGGATATCCGCGGCTTCAATGTCTTCGGCTACATCACGTTGCGCACCGTGCTGGCCGCGCTGACTGCGCTCGCGCTTTCCCTGATGGCAGGGCCGGGCGTGATCCGCTGGCTGGCCGCGAAGAAGATCGGTCAGGCGGTGCGCGACGATGGTCCGAAGTCACACCTGACCAAGACCGGTACGCCGACAATGGGCGGCGCCCTCATCCTGCTGTCGATTGCGGTCACCGTCTTCCTGTGGGGCGATCTCAGCAATGGCTATATCTGGGTGACGCTGTTCGTGACGCTCGGCTTCGGTGCCGTGGGCTGGGTGGATGACTGGCGCAAGGTGGTGCACCGTGACCCCAAGGGGCTGGCCAGCCGCTGGAAGTATCTGTGGACCTCGCTGATTGCGCTGGCTGCGGCGATCTTCCTGGGTGTGACCGCGAGCACGCCAGCTGAAACCGAACTGATCGTGCCCTTCTTCAAGGCCGTGACATATCCGCTGGGCGTCTTCGGCTTCATCGCGCTGACCTATTTCGTCATCAACGGCACCAGCCACGCGGTCAACCTGACTGACGGTCTCGACGGCCTCGCAATCATGCCAACGGTGATGGTGGCCGGCGCACTCGCGATCTTTGCCTATGTTGCCGGGCATGTCGGCTTCTCGAAGTATCTCGGCGTGCCCTATGTCGCCGGTGCAGGCGAGCTCGCGGTGTTCTGCGGCGCGATCTGCGGTGCCGGGCTCGGCTTCCTGTGGTTCAACGCCTATCCGGCCGAAGTGTTCATGGGCGACGTCGGTGCGCTGGCGCTGGGCGCGGCGCTCGGGACCATCGCCGTCATCGTGCGTCAGGAAATCGTGCTCTTCATCATGGGCGGACTGTTCGTTGCTGAAACCCTGTCGGTGATGGTGCAGGTGCTGTACTTCAAGATCAGCGGTGGCAAGCGGATCTTCCGCATGGCGCCGCTGCATCACCACTACGAGCTGGGTGGATGGAAGGAAACGCAGGTGGTGGTCCGCTTCTGGATCATCACCATCATGCTGGTGCTGTTTGGTTTGTCGACGCTGAAACTGAGATGAGCACGTTCGCAGCTAAACACGTTCTGGTACTCGGGCTGGGTGAATCCGGTCTCGCGATGGCACGCTGGTGCGGGCGCCAGGGCGCACGGCTGCGCGTGGCCGACAGTCGCGAGCGGCCGCCCGGTCTCGATACCCTGCAGCAGGACGTGCCGCTGGCCGAGATCATCACGGGTGCTTTCGGAAATGAAGTGCTCGAAGGTGTCGATCTGCTTGCGGTCAGTCCCGGCCTTGACCCCCGCACGGGCGTGATTGCCGAAGCTACGCGCCGGGGCCTGCCGGTCACCGGCGAGATGAGCCTGCTCGCTGCGGCATTGCGCGACCTCGGTGTGAGGGACGAGACCCGCGTCATCGCCATCACCGGGACCAACGGCAAGACCACCACGACCGCGCTGACCGCGGCACTGGCCGCAGCGTCGGGCATGGATGCCGTCGCGGCGGGCAATATCAGTCCGGCCGCCCTCGACGTGCTCATGGACCGCCTCGACCGCGGCGAAGATCTGCCCGCGTGCTGGGTGCTCGAACTGTCGAGCTTCCAGATCGAAACCATGGAAGGGCTCGATCCGGATGCAGCGACCGTGCTCAACGTGACCGACGACCACCTCGACCGCTACGCCGATCTCGAAGCCTACGCTGCGACCAAGGCGAAGATCTTCGAGGGCAAGGGTGCGCAGGTGCTTAACCGGGACGACGAACGCGTGCTGGCTATGGCGCGCCCGGGGCGGAGAGTGCTCGGCTTTTCAACGTCGGCGCCGCAGTGTGCCGACGATTACGGCCTGATCAGTCAGGCCGGTGAAGACTGGCTTGAGCGTGGTGACGAGCGGCTTATTCCGCTGGCCGCGTTGCCGATCGCCGGACGCCACAATGCGGCCAATGCGATGGCAGCCCTGGCCTTGTGCGAAGCCGGTCTTGGTCTGGACCCGCAGGCCCTGCTGCCAGCGCTGCGCGCCTTCCGCGGTCTCCCTCACAGGGTTGAACTGGTCGCCGAACGTGACGACGGCGTGCGCTTCTACGACGATTCCAAGGGCACGAACGTCGGTGCCACGGTTGCAGCGCTGGACGGTCTTGCCGGCACGGTCGTGCTGATCGCCGGCGGTGATGGCAAGGGGCAGGACTTCTCGCCGCTTGCAGAGCCGTTCTCGCGTCATGTTCGTGCTGCCGTGCTCATTGGACGTGATGCAGCACGGATCGAGGCGGGTGTCGCGGGATGCGGCGTCCCGCTCGAGCATGCCGACAGACTCGATGCGGCTGTTGAGCGTGCTGCGCAGCTGGCCCAACCAGGCGATGTGGTGCTGCTCTCACCGGCCTGCTCCAGCCTCGACATGTTCCGCAACTATGCGCATCGTGCCGACGTCTTTGTCGCGGCCGTGCGCAGGCTGCCGGGGGTCAGCGCCCGATGAAGATTTCAGCCGCGCTCGCCGGAATGTTTGCCTCCCGTACGCCGCGCACCAGCAGCGCCGGGGCACGCACGGTCGCGCGCATGATGCGGCCGTCGGCACCGGCTCGTGAGCTCGATCTGCTGCTGATCTGGTCCGCAGTCGGCCTGCTGCTGCTTGGCCTGGTGATGGTGTATTCAGCCTCGATCGCGATTGCCGAGGGCAGCCGCTTTACCGGCAACCAGTCGCATTACTTCCTGATGCGCCATGCGGTCTTTCTTGCGGTCGGCATCGGTGTCGGGCTGGTGGCGTTCCAGCTGCCGATGACACAGTGGCAGCGGCTCGCGCCCGCCCTGTTCGTGGGCGGCGTGGTGCTGCTGATCGTGGTGCTGATTCCGGGTGTCGGGCGCGAGGTCAATGGCGCTCAGCGCTGGCTGTCGCTTGGTCCGGTCAACCTGCAGCCCTCGGAGCTGATGAAGGTGTTTGCCGCGATCTATGCGGCGGACTACACGGTGCGCAAGCTCGACGCCATGGGCAGCTTCAAGCGCGGCTTCCTGCCGATGATGATGGTCATCCTTTTCGTCGGTTTCCTGCTGCTGCGCGAGCCCGACTTCGGCGCCTTCGTGGTGATCACCGCGATTGCGTTCGGTGTGCTCTTCCTCGGCGGCGTGAATATCCGCGTGTTTGCGCTGCTCGGCGTCGTGGCGCTGATCGGTTTCGTGATTCTGATCTGGACCTCACCCTATCGGCGCGAGCGCATTTTCGGTTTCATGGACCCGTGGCAGGACGCATTCGGCAAGGGCTATCAGCTGTCGCATGCGCTGATCGCCTTCGGTCGCGGCGAATGGTTCGGCGTCGGCCTCGGTGCGAGCGTCGAGAAGCTCTTCTACCTGCCCGAAGCGCATACCGACTTCCTGCTCTCGGTGATTGCCGAAGAGCTCGGATTTGTCGGCGTGGTCGTGGTCGTCGGCATGTTCGCGATCCTGATTCAGCGCGCCTTCGTCATTGGTCGTGAGGCAATCAAGCTCGAGCGCTATTTCTCCGGCCTGGTGGCGCAGGGCATCGGTCTGTGGATGGGCGTCCAGTCCTTCATCAACATGGGTGTGAACACCGGCCTGCTGCCGACAAAGGGGCTGACCCTGCCGCTGATGAGCTTCGGTGGCTCCGGCATCGTGGCCAACTGCCTGGCGCTCGCCATTCTGCTGCGGATCGACTGGGAAGTCAGGCAAATGAAACGGGGAGGCGGGTCATGAAAACCCTGTTGATGATGGCTGGCGGCACAGGCGGCCATATCTTCCCCGGTGTGGCGGTCGCCGAGGCGCTCAAGGCGAAGGGCTGGCACATCGTATGGATGGGCAATCCTGATGGCATGGAGGCGCGCATCGTGCCGACCTACGGCTACGACACCGCGTGGGTCCGCTTCGGTGCGCTGCGTGGCAAGGGGCTGATGCGCAAGCTGATGCTTCCGCTCAATCTGCTGTCGGGATTCTGGCAGGCGCTGCGCGAACTGCGCCGTGTCCGGCCGGACGTCGTGATCGGCATGGGCGGCTACATCACGTTCCCGGGCGGCATGATGGCGGTGCTTCTTGGGAGGCCGCTGGTGCTGCACGAACAGAACTCGGTGGCGGGTCTTGCCAACCGGGTGCTGGCAATGGTCGCGGACAAGGTGCTGTCCGGCTTTCCGCATGCCTTAAGGAAGGCAGGCTGGGTCGGCAATCCCGTGCGTACGGAGATCAGCGCGGTTGCGCCACCTGCCGAGCGATTCGCCGGACGGGAAGGCCCGCTGCGTCTGCTGGTGGTCGGTGGCAGCCTCGGCGCTGCGGTGCTCAATGAGACGCTGCCGCAGGCCCTGGCCCGGATTCCCGCCGCAGTCCGTCCCACCGTGGTGCACCAGGCGGGCGAGAAGCAGATCGAGGCCTTGCGTGCCGCCTATGCGGGCGCAGGTGTCGAAGGTGATCTGCGTCCCTTCATTCAGGACATGGCCGGGGAATATGCGGCCGCGGACCTGGTCATCTCGCGCTCGGGGGCGCTTACCGTGGCCGAACTTGCTGCGGTCGGGGCGGCGAGCCTGCTTGTGCCCTTTCCGCACGCGGTCGATGACCACCAGACCGGCAACGCTGGATTCCTCGCCGAAAACGGTG
This genomic interval from Parazoarcus communis contains the following:
- the murD gene encoding UDP-N-acetylmuramoyl-L-alanine--D-glutamate ligase, whose translation is MSTFAAKHVLVLGLGESGLAMARWCGRQGARLRVADSRERPPGLDTLQQDVPLAEIITGAFGNEVLEGVDLLAVSPGLDPRTGVIAEATRRGLPVTGEMSLLAAALRDLGVRDETRVIAITGTNGKTTTTALTAALAAASGMDAVAAGNISPAALDVLMDRLDRGEDLPACWVLELSSFQIETMEGLDPDAATVLNVTDDHLDRYADLEAYAATKAKIFEGKGAQVLNRDDERVLAMARPGRRVLGFSTSAPQCADDYGLISQAGEDWLERGDERLIPLAALPIAGRHNAANAMAALALCEAGLGLDPQALLPALRAFRGLPHRVELVAERDDGVRFYDDSKGTNVGATVAALDGLAGTVVLIAGGDGKGQDFSPLAEPFSRHVRAAVLIGRDAARIEAGVAGCGVPLEHADRLDAAVERAAQLAQPGDVVLLSPACSSLDMFRNYAHRADVFVAAVRRLPGVSAR
- the mraY gene encoding phospho-N-acetylmuramoyl-pentapeptide-transferase, whose translation is MLHELALWLSQDIRGFNVFGYITLRTVLAALTALALSLMAGPGVIRWLAAKKIGQAVRDDGPKSHLTKTGTPTMGGALILLSIAVTVFLWGDLSNGYIWVTLFVTLGFGAVGWVDDWRKVVHRDPKGLASRWKYLWTSLIALAAAIFLGVTASTPAETELIVPFFKAVTYPLGVFGFIALTYFVINGTSHAVNLTDGLDGLAIMPTVMVAGALAIFAYVAGHVGFSKYLGVPYVAGAGELAVFCGAICGAGLGFLWFNAYPAEVFMGDVGALALGAALGTIAVIVRQEIVLFIMGGLFVAETLSVMVQVLYFKISGGKRIFRMAPLHHHYELGGWKETQVVVRFWIITIMLVLFGLSTLKLR
- the ftsW gene encoding putative lipid II flippase FtsW gives rise to the protein MKISAALAGMFASRTPRTSSAGARTVARMMRPSAPARELDLLLIWSAVGLLLLGLVMVYSASIAIAEGSRFTGNQSHYFLMRHAVFLAVGIGVGLVAFQLPMTQWQRLAPALFVGGVVLLIVVLIPGVGREVNGAQRWLSLGPVNLQPSELMKVFAAIYAADYTVRKLDAMGSFKRGFLPMMMVILFVGFLLLREPDFGAFVVITAIAFGVLFLGGVNIRVFALLGVVALIGFVILIWTSPYRRERIFGFMDPWQDAFGKGYQLSHALIAFGRGEWFGVGLGASVEKLFYLPEAHTDFLLSVIAEELGFVGVVVVVGMFAILIQRAFVIGREAIKLERYFSGLVAQGIGLWMGVQSFINMGVNTGLLPTKGLTLPLMSFGGSGIVANCLALAILLRIDWEVRQMKRGGGS
- the murG gene encoding undecaprenyldiphospho-muramoylpentapeptide beta-N-acetylglucosaminyltransferase, translated to MKTLLMMAGGTGGHIFPGVAVAEALKAKGWHIVWMGNPDGMEARIVPTYGYDTAWVRFGALRGKGLMRKLMLPLNLLSGFWQALRELRRVRPDVVIGMGGYITFPGGMMAVLLGRPLVLHEQNSVAGLANRVLAMVADKVLSGFPHALRKAGWVGNPVRTEISAVAPPAERFAGREGPLRLLVVGGSLGAAVLNETLPQALARIPAAVRPTVVHQAGEKQIEALRAAYAGAGVEGDLRPFIQDMAGEYAAADLVISRSGALTVAELAAVGAASLLVPFPHAVDDHQTGNAGFLAENGAAYLLPQTELNAERLAGILVSLDRTRLLQMAEHARALAKPRATEAVIRICEELAGGEEK